CCTCATCAAGCGGGTCATCGGCGTCGCCGGCGACACCATCGAGTGCAACGGCACCGGCCCGCTGAAGGTCAACGGCAAGCCTCTCGACGAGACGTCGTACGTCTACGCCGGGAACACCCCGTGCAGCGTCGACGACGAGGGCGGGAAGTTCAAGGTCACGGTACCCGCGGGCAAAATCTGGGTCATGGGTGACCACCGGCAGAACTCGCTGGACTCCCGCTACCACCGCTCCGACAAGAACGGCGGCTTCGTCCCCGTCGGCAACGTCGTGGGCCGCGCCATCGTCATCGCCTGGCCCCCCACCCGTTGGGACACGCTGCCCGTTCCCGACACCTTCGACCAGAACCTGAGCGCCGCCGCGGCGCCCGACGCGCTGGCCCTGGCGGGCGTCGCCCCGCTGGTCCTGTGGCGCAGGCGCCGCCGCACCGAGCGGGTTACCGGCGGAAAGACCCGGGTTTCCGGCGGCGGTACCGCCGGGTAGGGTGCCGTCCCGTATCTCCGATCCTCCGCGCCCCCACCCGGGCGGCGGAGGCATATCTCCGACGCGGGGGAGCACTGGGATGAGCGGGACAGGTCGTACGGGCGGGGGCCGCGGGCGGCTCGGCAGCGTGCTGTCGAACATCGCCGTGGCCCTCGGCTGTGTCCTCTTCCTCGGCGGATTCGGCTGGGGCGCCCTCGTGTACAAGCCCTACACGGTGCCGACCTCCTCCATGACGCCCACCATCGACGCCGGCGACCGGGTGCTCGCCCAGCGCGTCGACGGCGACGACATCGAACGCGGTGACGTCGTCGTCTTCCGGCAGAAGAGCTGGGGCAACGCGCCCATGGTCAAGCGGGTCGTGGCGGTCGGCGGCGACACCGTCGGCTGCTGCACCGACGGCAAGCTGACCGTCAACGGCAAGCAGATCGACGAGCCCTATCTGCCCGCCGGCCAGTCCGCCGAGTCCAAGAAGATCCCCACCCTCACTGTGCCCAAGGGCCGGCTCTTCCTCCTCGGCGACGAGCGCAGCGGTTCCCTCGACTCCACCGCCCACCTCACCGAGGCCGGCAGCGGCACGGTGCCGCGCAGCGCGGTGGACTCCCGCGTGGACGCCGTCGCCTGGCCGATGAACGGCATGCTGGCCCGCCCGACCGGGTTCGAGACGCTCGGCCCGCTCTCCTCGCCGGGGCCGCTGCGGATCATCCTCGCCGCGATTGTCGCCGGGGTCGTACTGATCCTGGGCGGAGCGGCGTACGGGCCCCTCGCCAAGCGCCTGGGCGGCAGGCGGCCGACGTCGCGGAGGGAGCCGGCGGGTGTCCACTGAGCCGGTGCCGGCGGCACCGCGGGCCGCGGAGGAAACGGCTCCCCAGGACGCCGAGCCGCGGCTGCGCAGGGTGGCCCGTGTGGTGCTGCTCGATCCGCAGGACCGCGTCCTGCTCCTGCACGGACACGAACCGGACGACCCGGCCGACGACTGGTGGTTCACCCCGGGCGGCGGACTGGAGGGCGAGGAGACCCGCGAGGAGGCCGCCCGGCGGGAACTCGCGGAGGAGACCGGCATCACCGACGTCACGCTGGGCCCCGTGCTGTGGCGGCGCCGCTGCTCCTTCCCCTTCGCCGGGCGCCGCTGGGACCAGGACGAGTGGTACTACCTGGCCCGTACCCACCAGACCGAGACGGCGCCGACGGCCCTGACGGAACTGGAGCGGCGCAGCGTCGCCGGTGCGCGGTGGTGGACGTGCCGGGAACTGACCCTCACCCGTGAGACGGTGTATCCGACCAGACTCGCCGGGCTGCTGCGCAGGCTGCTCGACGACGGTCCCCCGGCCGCGCCGGAGACCCTCGACACCGAAATCGTCTAGGGGCACGCGGGGCTGGCGCACAATAGGGGGACGCACGGCTGAAGGGGAACATGCCATGAGCGCCGAGGACCTCGAGAAGTACGAGACCGAGATGGAGCTGAAGCTCTACCGGGAGTACCGCGATGTCGTCGGTCTGTTCAAATACGTGATCGAGACCGAGCGGCGTTTCTACCTCACCAACGACTACGAGATGCAGGTGCACTCCGTCCAGGGTGAGGTGTTCTTCGAGGTGACAATGGCGGACGCGTGGGTCTGGGACATGTACCGGCCCGCCCGCTTCGTCAAGCAGGTACGGGTTCTCACGTTCAAGGACGTGAACATCGAGGAGCTGAACAAGAGCGACCTCGAACTGCCGGGCGGCTGAGAGGGCTGAGCCCGGCGGTGCGGATCGGCCCTGGACGGCCGGGCTCGCGTCAACGAGTGAGCCGCGCGCCACCCCTGCGGGTGGTGGAGATATCCACAATCCGCCGGTTGTCCACCAAGATCCACACGTATGTGGTTCTGCCCGCAGTGTTGGCGCCGAGGAGGTGCCGACATGGCAGAGACATACGAAGAGACACACCGGAAGCCGCACCGAGAGCCGCACCGAGAGACGCACCGAGAGACGTGCCGAGGGACGCTTGAGAAGAACGGCACGAAGACGCGGGCACGGAGCGGCGCGCCCGTCGTCCGCGCGCCCGCCGTCGGACCACGCGGCGCAGGGACGGCGCGCAGCGCGCTCGGACGGTACGGAGAGGCGCTGGCGGCCCGGCGGCTCACCGAGTCCGGGCTGACCGTCCTGCGGCGCAACTGGCGCTGCGGCAGGACCGGCGAGATCGACATCGTCGCCCGCGACGGCGACGCACTCGTCATCTGCGAGGTCAAGACACGCAGGGCCGGCCCCTTCGAACACCCCATGGCCGCCATCACCCCGGCCAAGGCGGAACGCCTGCGCGGCCTCGCCGAACGCTGGCTGCAGGAACACGGAGGAGCCCCACCCGGCGGCGTCCGCATCGACCTGGTCGGCGTCGTCCTCCCGAAGCGTGGCGCACCCGTCGTCGAACACGTACGGGGGGTGGCGTGATGGGATTCGCCCGTACGTGCTCGGTGGCACTCGTCGGCGTCGAGGGCGTCGTCGTCGAGGTCCAGGCCGACCTGGAACCCGGAGTCGCCGCCTTCACCCTCGTCGGCCTGCCCGACAAGAGCCTCACCGAGAGCAAGGACCGGGTCCGCGCGGCCGTCGTCAACTCCGGCTCCGCCTGGCCCCAGAAGAAACTCACCGTCGGCCTCAGCCCCGCCTCCGTCCCCAAAAGCGGCAGCGGCTTCGATCTGGCCGTCGCCGCGGCCGTCCTCGGCGCCTGCGAACGGATCGACCCGCGCGTCCTCGCGGACATCGTCATGATCGGCGAACTCGGCCTCGACGGCCGCGTCCGCCCCGTCCGCGGCGTCCTGCCCGCGGTCCTCGCCGCCGCCGACGCCGGCTACGAACAGGTCGTCGTCCCCGAGAGCGCGGCGGCCGAGGCCGCCCTGGTGCCCGGCGTCTCCGTCCTCGGCGTCCGCAGCCTCCGGCAGCTCATCGCCGTCCTCGCCGACGAACCCGTACCCGACGAGGACCCCGACACCGCCGGCCGGCCCGACCCGCTCCTCGCGGGGCTGCGCCTGCCCGGCGCCGGAGCCGCCACCGGCATGCACACCATCGGCGCCGCCGCCCAGGACAACGGCCACGGCCACGACCTCGCCGACGTCGTCGGCCAGCACGCGGCCCGCACGGCCGTCGAGGTCGCCGCCGCCGGCGGACACCACCTGTTCCTCGAAGGACCGCCCGGCGCGGGCAAGACCATGCTCGCCGAACGGCTCCCGGCCGTACTCCCGGCGCTCACCCGCCAGGAATCCCTCGAAGTCACCGCCGTCCACTCGGTCGCCGGCCTCCTCCCCACGGGCAAACCCCTCGTCGACACCGCCCCCTACTGCGCACCCCACCACTCCGCCACCATGCAGGCCCTCGTCGGCGGCGGCCAGGGCATCGCCCGCCCGGGCGCGGTCTCCCTCGCCCACCGGGGCATTCTCTTTCTGGACGAGGCACCTGAGTTCAACAGCCATGCCCTCGACGCCCTGCGGCAGCCCCTCGAATCGGGCCACGTGGTCATCGCCCGCAGCGCCGGCGTCGTACGGTTCCCGGCCAAGTTCCTGATGGTCCTCGCCGCCAACCCCTGCCCCTGCGGCCGCTTCTCCCAGCGCGACACCCAGTGCGAATGCCCGCCCTCCGTGATCCGCCGCTACCAGGCCCGGCTCTCCGGACCACTCCTGGACCGCGTCGACCTGCGCGTCGAGGTCGACCCCGTCAGCCGCTCCCAGCTCACCGACGTCGGCGCCCGGGGCGAGGCCACGGCCACCGTCGCCGCCCGCGTGCACGCCGCCCGGGAACGCGCGGCCGCCCGCCTCGCCGGCACCCCCTGGAGCACCAACAGCGAGATCCCCGGCCGCGAACTGCGCAGCAGGTGGCACGCCGTACCCGGCGCCATGGAAGAGGCCGAGCACCAACTGGAACGCGGCGCGCTCACCGCCCGCGGCATCGACCGCGTCCTGCGCGTCGCCTGGACCATCGCCGACCTCACCGGCCACGACCGCCCCGGCGTCGCCGACGTCAGCCTCGCACTCCAACTGCGCACCGGCGTCCCGCGCGGCGTCCCGATGGCCATCGGAGCGGGCACATGACCGCGGAACCCCCCTCCCGGGAGGGCGGGGCGGCCGACGGCGACGGGGCCCAGGACCGGCGGGCCGGAGAACGGTGGGCCGGGGAGCGGCGGGCCGCCGACTACCGGGCAGGGGGCGTGCGGGCAGGGGACCGCCGGGCCGGGGAGCAGCGGGCCGGGGACGGGTGCGCCGTCGATCCGGAGCTGCTCGCCCGGGTCTTCCTCAGCCGTGTCGTCGAACCCGGCGACGAGACGGCCGGACGCTGGCTGCGCGAACGAGGCGCCGTCCAGGTCGCCGCGCACCTGGGAGAGGGCGGCGGACCGTTGCCGGGCGTTTCGGACACACGGTGGGCCGGACTGCTCGCCCGCGCCCGGCGGGCCGACCCCGCACACGACCTCGCCGTCGCACGGGACGCCGGAGTGCGCTTCGTCCGCCCCGGCGACATCGAATGGCCCGCGCAGCTCGACGACCTGGCGGACGCCCGGCCCGTCGGACTCTGGGTCCGCGGCACACCCAGCCTCCGGATGTGGGCCCTGCGCTCCGTCGCCGTCGTCGGCGCCCGCGCCTGCACCGAGTACGGGTCGCACATGGCCACCACCCTCGCCGCCCAACTCGCCGAACGGGGCTGGGTCGTCGTCTCCGGAGGCGCCTACGGCGTCGACGGCGCCGCCCACCGCGGTGCCCTCGCCGCCGGCGGCGCCACCGTCGCCGTCCTCGCCTGCGGCGTCGACCGCCCCTACCCCCGCGGACACACCGCACTGCTCACCAGAATCGCCCGGCAAGGACTCGTCATCGGCGAACTGCCACCCGGCGACCACCCCACGCCCAGCAGATTCATCCAGCGCAACCGGGTCATCGCCGCCCTCACCCGGGGCACCGTCGTCGTCGAGGCCGCCCACCGCAGCGGTGCCCTCGTCACCGCCCGTGCCGCCACCCGGCTCGGCCGCCACACCATGGGCGTCCCCGGCCCCGCGACCAGCGCGCTCTCCGCCGGAGTGCACGAACTGCTGCGCGGTGACGCCATCCTCGTCTCCGACGTCGCCGAGATCATCGAACTCGTCGGCGACATGGGCAAACTCGCACCGGACAGACACGGCCCCGTGCTCCCGCGCGACCTGCTCGAGACGGGCGCCGCCCAGGTTCTGGCCGCCCTGCCCGGCCGCTCCGCCGCAACCGCCGACGACATCGCCCGCGAAGCACGCACGACCCCCGACGACGCCGTCGGAAAACTGTACGAACTCCGCGCACTTGGCTTCGTGGAACGACACGGCGACGGCTGGAAGTTGACACGCCAGGCCATCGCATCCGGCCGCCCCGACCCCCACCCACCCTGACCGAGAGTGTTCGACCGTCCGTGGGACCCCCGGCGACCTCGGCACTTCGCGCTCCCGGACACAGTCGCTCATCACTGTGCGTGAGGTCTCCGGAAGCGTGCCGTATGCGGCGCGACCCCTTCGCGCAGGGGTGATGCACCGGCCTTCGCACACTGCGACGGCTCAGTCACGCTACGCTCACAAGGATCCGGCAACGACGGAACACCCACGAAACAGCACACGGCGACAACACCGCACACGGCGACAACGACAGAACACCCCGGCACGGGACCGACGGCACGCATGGCCGTACCGGTCCACGGCAGAACGGCACAAGGCGACGAATGCCCCAGCACACCTCCGGGTCCGACCGGGCGGCCATCCCCCCAGCCGCCCGCGACGGCGGCACCGTGCGCCCGCCCGCTCCCTCGACCCTCGACGAGTTGTGGCGGACGTACAAGGCGACGGGGGACGAACGGCTGCGGGAACAGCTGATCCTGCACTACTCACCGCTGGTGAAGTACGTGGCCGGCCGGGTCAGCGTCGGCCTGCCGCCCAACGTCGAACAGGCCGACTTCGTCTCCTCCGGAGTCTTCGGCCTGATCGACGCCATCGAGAAGTACGACATCGGCCGCGAAATCAAGTTCGAGACCTACGCCATCACCCGCATCCGCGGCGCCATGATCGACGAACTGCGCGCCCTGGACTGGATCCCGCGCTCGGTACGGCAGAAGGCGCGCAACGTCGAACGGGCCTACACCACACTGGAGGCACGGCTCAGACGCACCCCCACCGAGAGCGAGGTCGCCGCCGAACTCGGCATCCGCGTGGACGACCTCCACGCCGTCTTCAGCCAGCTCTCCCTGGCCAACGTGGTCGCCCTGGAGGAGATCCTGCACATCGGCGGCGAGGGCGGCGGCCTCAGCCTGATGGACACCCTCGAGGACACCGCCGCCGACAACCCGGTCGAAGTCGCCGAGGACCGCGAACTGCGCCGGTTCCTCGCCCGGGCCATCAACACCCTGCCCGAACGCGAGAAGACCGTCGTCACGCTGTACTACTTCGAAGGCCTCACCCTCGCCGAGATCGGCAACGTACTCGGCGTCACCGAGAGTCGCGTCAGCCAGATCCACACCAAATCGGTTCTGCAACTACGCGCCAAACTGGCCGGTTTCGGCCGGTGACCCGGCCGACCGAACCCCGGTGCCACTGGCCACGGGCGCGAGCGAGGACGAACACGGGTGAGGGCGAGGACCGGACACGGGTGTGAGCGAAGCCGCTGCCGCCCGCCGGGGTCCCTCCGTACAGTGGGTGTGTGCCAAGGATTCGAGCGGCCTCCGTGGCCGAGCACCGGTCGATGCAGCGAGCCGCCCTGCTGGACGCGGCGCGGTCCCTGCTGTCCGAAGGTGGAACGGAAGCACTGACCTTCCCCGCCCTCGCCCAGCGCACCGGACTCGCGCGCTCCTCCGTCTACGAGTACTTCCGCTCCCGCGCCGCCGTCGTCGAAGAACTGTGCGAGGTCGACTTCCCCGTCTGGGCGGCCGACGTCCTGGCCGCGATGGAACGCGCCGGGACCCCCGAGGGCAAGGTCGAGGCCTACGTACGCCAGCAGCTCGCCCTCGTCGGGGACCGACGGCACCGCGCCGTCGTCGCCATCTCCGCCAGCGAACTGGACGCCGGCGCCCGGGAGAAGATCCGCGCCGCCCACGGTGCACTCGTGACCCTGGTCGTCGAGGCCCTCGCCGCCCTCGGGCACGAACAGCCCCGCATGGCGGCGATGCTGCTCCAGGGCATCGTCGACGCGGCCGTGCGCCGCATCGAGTTCGGCGCGGCCGAGGACCCCGGGACGATCACCGACGCCGCGGTCGCCCTCGCCCTGCGGGGCGTCCGGGGCTGACGCCGGACCGGCCGCTGCCCCGAAGGTCCCCGGTCACGGCGCACCCGGCACCGGCAGCAGCCGGGACGGTCCCCGGCGCAGCAGCCAGGGTGGCAGCAGGGAGAGCGGGTCGAGATAGGCCTCGCCCCGGCGCAGCCCCCAATGCAGACAGCCCGTGGGACAGTGCCGCGGACCCGGCTCCGCGAGGAAGCCGACCACGTCGCCCGGCGCGACCACGTCGCCCTTGTGCACGGAGGCGCGCACGGACTGATAGGTGGTGCGCAGCGGCGGGGCGCCGGTCCCCGCCAGCTCCACCGAGACGACCCCGAGCCCGCCGACCGGCCCCGCGAAGGAGACCCGCCCCGCCGCGACGGCCCGCACGGGAGCACCCGGCGCCGCCGCCAGATCCACCCCGCGATGCCCCGGCCCGTAGGCCGACGCCGGCGGCTCCCACCCGCGCAGCACCGTGGGGCGCACACCGACGGGCCATGTACGGGCGAGGGCGAGGGCGGGGACGGGGATGGCGGGGGCGGGGGTGACGGGCGGTGGTGCGGAAACGGGGGGAGGGGCCCCCGCCCCCCTACCCCCCACCCCACCCCTCCCCGAACCCCCCGCCCACGCCCCCGCCGGCACCGCCGTCGCCAGCGTCGCGAGCAGCAGCCCCGCCCACAGCGCCGACCGCCGTATCCCCGGCCGCCCCGCCCCAGCCCGCGTGACCGCCCCAGCCCCAGGCCCAGCTGCAACCTCTGGCCCAACCGCAGCCCCTGGCCCCGGCCCCACCCCAGGCGCCGTCCCCGTTCCTGTCCCCAGCCCCAGCCCCAGCCCCAGCTCCAGTCCTGGCCCGGCCCCTGTCACCTCGGAGATCTTCGCTCTCCGTTGCCTCGTTCGCATGGGGAGACTCTGCCGTGATCGGCGAAAGCCTGCTGGAGCCTGTGGACAACTCGCCGGTTGTGGACATCGGCGTCACCCGGTGCTCCGCGGGTCCCGTACACTTCAGGTGGCGACCCGGGCCACCGGGTCGACTTCGCACGCCCCGGCACGTGATCCGGCAACGGTCCGTGTCAGCGCCCCTCGGTCCTTCGTGGCAGGGCGCACCGCGGGCGTCAGGCGCGGGTGCTGTCCGGCATCCGCGGCACAACCGAGAAATTCGAGGAGAGCGGCCATGGCCGTCGTCACGATGCGGGAGCTGCTGGAGAGCGGCGTCCACTTCGGTCACCAGACCCGTCGTTGGAACCCGAAGATGAAGCGGTTCATCTTCACGGAGCGCAACGGCATCTACATCATCGACCTGCTCCAGTCGCTGTCGTACATCGACCGCGCCTACGAGTTCGTCAAGGAGACCGTCGCCCACGGCGGCACGGTCATGTTCGTCGGTACGAAGAAGCAGGCGCAGGAGGCCATCGCGGAGCAGGCCACCCGCGTCGGCATGCCCTACGTGAACCAGCGCTGGCTGGGCGGCATGCTCACCAACTTCTCGACCGTCTACAAGCGGCTGCAGCGCCTCAAGGAGCTGGAGCAGATCGACTTCGAGGACGTGGCCGCCTCCGGCCTCACCAAGAAGGAGCTCCTGGTCCTCTCCCGCGAGAAGGCCAAGCTGGAGAAGACCCTCGGCGGTATCCGCGAGATGCAGAAGGTGCCCAGCGCCGTCTGGATCGTGGACACCAAGAAGGAGCACATCGCGGTCGGTGAGGCCCGGAAGCTCAACATCCCGGTCGTCGCCATCCTGGACACCAACTGCGACCCCGACGAGGTCGACTACAAGATCCCGGGCAACGACGACGCGATCCGCTCCGTCACCCTGCTCACCCGTGTGATCGCGGACGCCGTCGCCGAGGGCCTCATCGCCCGCTCCGGTGCCGCCGAGAACAAGGGCGAGAAGGCCGCGGGCGAGCCGCTCGCCGAGTGGGAGCGCGACCTGCTCGAGGGTGGCGAGAAGAAGGCGGAGTCCGAGGCCGCCGCTCCGGCCGCCGAGGCCGAGAAGCCCGCCGAGACCCCTGCCGCGGAGGCTCCGGCCGCCGAGGCGGAGAAGCCGGCCGAGGCCCCGGCCGCCGAGGCCGAGCAGGCCTGACGCGAGGACCGGGACGCGTCCGGCACAGGCCCGCCCGGGCGGGTTCGTCCGGGCAGGCAGCCGGAACGCGTCCGGTCGTCCAGTGCGTTGACGGCGGGAGCGGTGGCACGACCTCCGCTCCCGCCGTTCACCCGTAGGCCGGCGGCGCCCCACGCGGCACGCCCGAGGTGTGGACCGCGGACCCCGCCGACCGTCGATCTTCCAGACTTCGAGAAAGATTCACAGACTGATGGCGAACTACACCGCCGCCGACGTCAAGAAGCTCCGTGAGCTCACCGGCGCCGGCATGATGGACTGCAAGAAGGCGCTCGACGAGGCCGAGGGCAACGTCGACAAGGCCGTCGAGGCCCTGCGCATCAAGGGCCAGAAGGGCGTCGCCAAGCGCGAGGGCCGCTCCGCCGAGAACGGCGCCGTGGTCTCCGTCCTGGCCGACGACAACACCTCCGGCGTCCTGGTCGAGCTGAAGTGCGAGACGGACTTCGTCGCCAAGGGCGAGAAGTTCCAGGCGGTCGCCAAGGCGATCGCCGAGCACGTCGCCAAGACCTCCCCGGCGGACCTCCAGGCGCTGCTCGCCTCCGAGATCGAGGCCGGCAAGACCGTCCAGGCGTACGTGGACGAG
The DNA window shown above is from Streptomyces sp. NBC_00670 and carries:
- the lepB gene encoding signal peptidase I — its product is MSGTGRTGGGRGRLGSVLSNIAVALGCVLFLGGFGWGALVYKPYTVPTSSMTPTIDAGDRVLAQRVDGDDIERGDVVVFRQKSWGNAPMVKRVVAVGGDTVGCCTDGKLTVNGKQIDEPYLPAGQSAESKKIPTLTVPKGRLFLLGDERSGSLDSTAHLTEAGSGTVPRSAVDSRVDAVAWPMNGMLARPTGFETLGPLSSPGPLRIILAAIVAGVVLILGGAAYGPLAKRLGGRRPTSRREPAGVH
- a CDS encoding NUDIX hydrolase encodes the protein MPAAPRAAEETAPQDAEPRLRRVARVVLLDPQDRVLLLHGHEPDDPADDWWFTPGGGLEGEETREEAARRELAEETGITDVTLGPVLWRRRCSFPFAGRRWDQDEWYYLARTHQTETAPTALTELERRSVAGARWWTCRELTLTRETVYPTRLAGLLRRLLDDGPPAAPETLDTEIV
- a CDS encoding peptidoglycan DD-metalloendopeptidase family protein codes for the protein MRAVAAGRVSFAGPVGGLGVVSVELAGTGAPPLRTTYQSVRASVHKGDVVAPGDVVGFLAEPGPRHCPTGCLHWGLRRGEAYLDPLSLLPPWLLRRGPSRLLPVPGAP
- a CDS encoding YifB family Mg chelatase-like AAA ATPase, which codes for MGFARTCSVALVGVEGVVVEVQADLEPGVAAFTLVGLPDKSLTESKDRVRAAVVNSGSAWPQKKLTVGLSPASVPKSGSGFDLAVAAAVLGACERIDPRVLADIVMIGELGLDGRVRPVRGVLPAVLAAADAGYEQVVVPESAAAEAALVPGVSVLGVRSLRQLIAVLADEPVPDEDPDTAGRPDPLLAGLRLPGAGAATGMHTIGAAAQDNGHGHDLADVVGQHAARTAVEVAAAGGHHLFLEGPPGAGKTMLAERLPAVLPALTRQESLEVTAVHSVAGLLPTGKPLVDTAPYCAPHHSATMQALVGGGQGIARPGAVSLAHRGILFLDEAPEFNSHALDALRQPLESGHVVIARSAGVVRFPAKFLMVLAANPCPCGRFSQRDTQCECPPSVIRRYQARLSGPLLDRVDLRVEVDPVSRSQLTDVGARGEATATVAARVHAARERAAARLAGTPWSTNSEIPGRELRSRWHAVPGAMEEAEHQLERGALTARGIDRVLRVAWTIADLTGHDRPGVADVSLALQLRTGVPRGVPMAIGAGT
- a CDS encoding TetR/AcrR family transcriptional regulator; the protein is MAEHRSMQRAALLDAARSLLSEGGTEALTFPALAQRTGLARSSVYEYFRSRAAVVEELCEVDFPVWAADVLAAMERAGTPEGKVEAYVRQQLALVGDRRHRAVVAISASELDAGAREKIRAAHGALVTLVVEALAALGHEQPRMAAMLLQGIVDAAVRRIEFGAAEDPGTITDAAVALALRGVRG
- the whiG gene encoding RNA polymerase sigma factor WhiG — its product is MPQHTSGSDRAAIPPAARDGGTVRPPAPSTLDELWRTYKATGDERLREQLILHYSPLVKYVAGRVSVGLPPNVEQADFVSSGVFGLIDAIEKYDIGREIKFETYAITRIRGAMIDELRALDWIPRSVRQKARNVERAYTTLEARLRRTPTESEVAAELGIRVDDLHAVFSQLSLANVVALEEILHIGGEGGGLSLMDTLEDTAADNPVEVAEDRELRRFLARAINTLPEREKTVVTLYYFEGLTLAEIGNVLGVTESRVSQIHTKSVLQLRAKLAGFGR
- the rpsB gene encoding 30S ribosomal protein S2, producing MAVVTMRELLESGVHFGHQTRRWNPKMKRFIFTERNGIYIIDLLQSLSYIDRAYEFVKETVAHGGTVMFVGTKKQAQEAIAEQATRVGMPYVNQRWLGGMLTNFSTVYKRLQRLKELEQIDFEDVAASGLTKKELLVLSREKAKLEKTLGGIREMQKVPSAVWIVDTKKEHIAVGEARKLNIPVVAILDTNCDPDEVDYKIPGNDDAIRSVTLLTRVIADAVAEGLIARSGAAENKGEKAAGEPLAEWERDLLEGGEKKAESEAAAPAAEAEKPAETPAAEAPAAEAEKPAEAPAAEAEQA
- the dprA gene encoding DNA-processing protein DprA, which encodes MTAEPPSREGGAADGDGAQDRRAGERWAGERRAADYRAGGVRAGDRRAGEQRAGDGCAVDPELLARVFLSRVVEPGDETAGRWLRERGAVQVAAHLGEGGGPLPGVSDTRWAGLLARARRADPAHDLAVARDAGVRFVRPGDIEWPAQLDDLADARPVGLWVRGTPSLRMWALRSVAVVGARACTEYGSHMATTLAAQLAERGWVVVSGGAYGVDGAAHRGALAAGGATVAVLACGVDRPYPRGHTALLTRIARQGLVIGELPPGDHPTPSRFIQRNRVIAALTRGTVVVEAAHRSGALVTARAATRLGRHTMGVPGPATSALSAGVHELLRGDAILVSDVAEIIELVGDMGKLAPDRHGPVLPRDLLETGAAQVLAALPGRSAATADDIAREARTTPDDAVGKLYELRALGFVERHGDGWKLTRQAIASGRPDPHPP
- a CDS encoding DUF2469 domain-containing protein, yielding MSAEDLEKYETEMELKLYREYRDVVGLFKYVIETERRFYLTNDYEMQVHSVQGEVFFEVTMADAWVWDMYRPARFVKQVRVLTFKDVNIEELNKSDLELPGG